Proteins encoded in a region of the Triticum dicoccoides isolate Atlit2015 ecotype Zavitan chromosome 3A, WEW_v2.0, whole genome shotgun sequence genome:
- the LOC119271341 gene encoding uncharacterized protein LOC119271341, which translates to MPKRAASRAPIRCRRRKRPRLPHDPSRPAFEAQIRSRGIKRKSDVVEACSSTAQTNTCWGSKRVRTALSSTTTPALSVRSLTPYPKWWWRSLHLLLLFSSPKALSGLDRRVHLAVDFGRDYCWNHTRLFGSQSDSFSSWGRRDWPNIGGDGPAGLIAELVFANDVADYIRFRAVCPPWRRSSLDPRLVGGLDGRFLPRRWIMLDKAIATSPCCYGLFNISTGECIKTDLPELAEHKLLALIPEGLLLLLHEPTLLARLLNPLTRQLTDLPPVTVLLTLEQQRVWRSGVGLGDTIWVCGAGLADASTVVVCFSRPKGVSTAPWAEMSWC; encoded by the exons ATGCCGAAGAGAGCGGCCTCCCGAGCGCCGATACGCTGCCGTCGACGGAAGCGTCCGAGATTACCTCACGATCCGTCTCGCCCCGCGTTCGAGGCGCAGATCCGATCTCGGGGAATCAAGCGAAAGAGCGATGTGGTTGAAGCTTGCTCCTCAACCGCTCAGACGAACACTTGTTGGGGATCAAAGCGCGTGCGCACCGCCCTCAGTTCTACTACTACGCCTGCGCTCTCCGTCCGCTCCCTAACCCCCTACCCCAAGTGGTGGTGGCGGAGCTTACATCTGCTGTTATTATTCTCCAGTCCAAAGGCGCTTTCCGGCCTTGACAGGCGCGTCCATCTAGCAGTTGATTTTGGTCGAGATTACTGTTGGAATCACACCCGTTTATTCGGATCTCAATCTGATTCATTCAGTAGCTGGGGAAGGAGGGACTGGCCGAACATTGGCGGGGACGGGCCGGCCGGCCTGATTGCGGAGCTCGTCTTCGCCAACGACGTGGCCGACTACATCCGCTTCCGCGCTGTGTGCCCGCCGTGGCGCCGGTCCTCGCTGGACCCACGCTTGGTAGGTGGCCTGGATGGCCGCTTTCTCCCCCGGCGTTGGATCATGCTTGACAAGGCCATCGCTACCAGTCCCTGCTGTTACGGGCTGTTCAATATCTCCACCGGTGAGTGCATTAAGACGGACCTCCCGGAGCTTGCGGAGCACAAGTTGCTCGCGCTCATCCCCGagggtctcctcctgctgctccacgAGCCCACCCTCCTTGCCCGTCTTCTTAACCCGCTCACACGCCAGCTCACCGACCTCCCGCCGGTGACCGTGCTGCTGACGCTGGAGCAGCAGCGAGTTTGGCGCTCAGGTGTTGGGTTAGGAGACACCATCTGGGTGTGTGGTGCTGGTCTTGCAGACGCCTCCACAGTGGTTGTCTGTTTCAGTCGCCCCAAG GGCGTTTCTACTGCACCGTGGGCAGAAATGTCATGGTGTTGA